A stretch of Natronococcus sp. CG52 DNA encodes these proteins:
- a CDS encoding S8 family peptidase: protein MPRNHETRRNVLRTIGASGLSLSFAGLASASDGRARYVAKTTGDAAASIEAAGFDVLAELADGEVVLAKGPADAAGDLAAVSGVSRAVPDFEVELGGPVSAGTDVQNAAAESAADDVDAEDVYDEYLWDKQLQEVEAAHEYATGDGRTVAVLDTGVDASHPDLNVDADRSVVITDGQPEPEVGDSGFHGTHVAGTIAGTGDVAMVGTAPDATIVSVRILGPGTGTWGDILAGMAYAAEIGADAANMSIGTAPIPPEAHRDGYNRLLQSVANAVTRDGTLLVGSAGNSDANLQQEGYFTLPNSLSGVLSISATTPTDLKTYYSNYGTNEIGVGAPGGAYETAEKTLEADDVEYPWPLNAVFSTVPETGLLPAPYQDTTIDGTPYAWLMGTSMAAPQVSGLAALVRERDPSAGTRRVESAIAHGAESTNGRGDYELGAGRINALRTVEDL from the coding sequence GTGCCACGAAATCACGAAACACGGCGAAACGTACTGCGGACGATCGGTGCATCGGGCCTTTCTCTCTCGTTCGCGGGGCTCGCGTCGGCGAGCGACGGACGGGCGCGCTACGTCGCGAAGACGACGGGGGACGCAGCCGCGTCGATCGAGGCGGCCGGCTTCGACGTCCTCGCGGAGCTGGCCGACGGGGAAGTCGTGCTCGCCAAGGGGCCTGCGGACGCGGCCGGCGATCTCGCTGCCGTCAGCGGCGTCTCGAGAGCCGTTCCGGACTTCGAGGTCGAACTCGGCGGGCCGGTGTCGGCCGGTACCGACGTACAGAACGCGGCGGCCGAGAGCGCTGCCGACGACGTCGACGCCGAGGACGTCTACGACGAGTACCTGTGGGACAAGCAACTCCAGGAGGTCGAGGCGGCCCACGAGTACGCCACCGGTGACGGACGGACGGTCGCCGTGCTCGATACCGGGGTCGACGCGAGCCATCCCGACCTGAACGTCGATGCGGACCGCAGCGTCGTCATCACCGACGGCCAGCCTGAGCCCGAAGTGGGCGACTCCGGCTTCCACGGGACCCACGTCGCGGGGACGATCGCCGGCACGGGCGACGTCGCGATGGTCGGGACCGCACCCGACGCGACGATCGTCTCGGTGCGCATTCTCGGTCCCGGCACGGGGACGTGGGGAGACATCCTCGCCGGGATGGCGTACGCCGCCGAGATCGGCGCCGACGCCGCCAACATGAGCATCGGGACGGCGCCGATCCCGCCGGAGGCCCACCGCGACGGCTACAATCGACTGCTCCAGTCGGTCGCCAACGCCGTAACCCGCGACGGCACGCTGCTGGTCGGCAGCGCCGGCAACTCCGACGCGAACCTCCAGCAGGAGGGGTACTTCACGCTCCCGAACAGTCTGTCGGGGGTCCTCTCGATCAGCGCGACGACGCCGACCGACCTGAAGACCTACTACTCCAACTACGGCACCAACGAGATCGGCGTCGGCGCCCCCGGGGGTGCCTACGAGACCGCCGAGAAGACCCTCGAGGCCGACGACGTCGAGTACCCGTGGCCATTGAACGCGGTCTTCTCGACCGTGCCGGAGACGGGACTCCTCCCCGCACCGTACCAGGATACGACGATCGACGGCACGCCCTACGCCTGGCTCATGGGGACGTCGATGGCGGCTCCGCAGGTGTCGGGGCTGGCCGCGCTCGTCCGCGAGCGCGATCCGTCGGCGGGGACGCGCCGAGTCGAGAGCGCGATCGCCCACGGCGCCGAGAGCACGAACGGCCGCGGCGACTACGAACTCGGCGCGGGTCGGATCAACGCGTTGCGGACGGTCGAAGACCTGTAA
- a CDS encoding ABC transporter ATP-binding protein, with translation MNAADPVLAADAVSVRRGGQPILEELSLSIPAGSRTLVRGPSGAGKTTLFSVLGLLETPDAGQLRVDGTDASSLSERRRARLRRDAIGFVFQDFQLVPDLTARENALLPQSHGGERDPDWIDELLETLAVADRADRYPATLSGGEKQRVAIARALANRPDVVLADEPTGQLDPETTERVTGLLLDVHDSADTALLTISHDPSLASLFDRTVTLRNGQLSELE, from the coding sequence GTGAACGCTGCCGACCCCGTTCTCGCTGCGGACGCCGTCTCGGTTCGACGCGGCGGTCAGCCGATCCTCGAGGAGCTCTCGCTGTCGATCCCGGCTGGCTCGCGGACGCTCGTGCGCGGCCCGAGCGGCGCCGGAAAGACGACGCTGTTCTCGGTGCTGGGGCTGCTCGAGACGCCCGATGCGGGCCAGCTCCGCGTGGACGGCACCGACGCCAGTTCGCTCTCCGAGCGCCGCCGCGCCCGACTGCGCCGGGACGCCATCGGCTTCGTCTTTCAGGACTTCCAGCTGGTGCCGGACCTGACCGCCCGCGAAAACGCCCTGTTACCCCAGAGCCACGGCGGCGAGCGCGATCCGGACTGGATCGACGAACTGCTCGAGACGCTGGCGGTCGCCGACCGCGCGGATCGGTATCCGGCGACGCTCAGCGGCGGCGAGAAACAGCGGGTGGCGATCGCACGCGCGCTGGCGAACCGGCCCGACGTCGTGCTCGCCGACGAGCCGACCGGCCAGCTCGATCCCGAGACGACCGAGCGCGTGACGGGGCTGTTACTCGACGTCCACGACTCCGCCGACACCGCGCTCCTCACGATCAGCCACGATCCGTCGCTCGCGTCGCTGTTCGACCGGACCGTCACACTCCGTAACGGCCAGCTATCCGAGTTGGAGTAG
- a CDS encoding Lrp/AsnC family transcriptional regulator has protein sequence MSETLDERDFEILCAIAECESFSTETVHEATDIPKSTVHYRIQNLKENDVITNDLFELDREKLGLEITVISEVWAEFGEGYHEEIGRKLAEIEGVNQVYFTMGDTDFIVISRLTSRDMVERLVEDYESIEEIRRTSSKFAISTIKEDISAGLLRDYDEKTLLAGNGLTEE, from the coding sequence ATGAGCGAAACACTAGACGAACGAGATTTCGAGATTCTATGCGCAATCGCGGAGTGCGAATCATTTAGCACCGAAACGGTCCACGAGGCGACAGACATTCCAAAGTCGACAGTCCACTATCGAATCCAGAACCTGAAAGAAAACGACGTTATCACGAACGATTTGTTCGAACTCGACCGAGAGAAACTCGGGCTGGAGATTACCGTTATCTCGGAAGTTTGGGCCGAGTTCGGCGAAGGATACCACGAAGAAATCGGGCGAAAGCTCGCTGAGATCGAGGGTGTCAACCAGGTCTACTTCACGATGGGTGACACCGACTTTATTGTCATCTCCCGACTCACTTCACGAGATATGGTTGAACGACTCGTCGAAGATTACGAGTCAATCGAGGAAATTCGCCGCACGAGTTCAAAGTTCGCAATCTCGACGATCAAGGAAGATATCAGCGCAGGGTTACTCCGAGACTACGACGAAAAAACGTTACTTGCCGGCAATGGGCTCACAGAAGAATAA